A segment of the Eleutherodactylus coqui strain aEleCoq1 chromosome 6, aEleCoq1.hap1, whole genome shotgun sequence genome:
TGCGCCTCGTTTACTATGTGCTTTTATCGCTTTTCgacattttttttcctgaccTGTCTGAAAAAGGACAATGGTCCCAAATATCCGGTGTAAACTAATCTATCTATTAGGTGGTCTAAACACAGACTTAAATTTTGACAAATTTACCATCCAGCTGTGATCAATCTGGCATATTTTAAGACGATGGGGAACATTTACAAATGGGTTTACGACAGGTTTCTGGCATAGAAGAGTCACAAATTTTGGTCAAAGTCTCAGTTTtgccaaaatttgtgactttttgcctTTCTGCTTTGCTCTGGCCACTTTTGCAAAAGTCGGTGGGGCTTATTGAGGAGAGATGTGGCCACCAAGACaacacacatttatgtataatttgtgCCAGAACCTGGCGTAAATTAGAACAGAAATCTATGCTAGTTCCTAGGCTCTGTGTTGGCTTCATATATTAATCGCATGATGCGCCTGTGAAAATTAggatgggttcacacagggcggattcccgtcggaaatctcgtggtttggccgcagcaaaaaacgcgagatttccgccgggagaactgccgcggtttaagccacggcttcgtcgcggccgcgctctcctctatgggagcgccggccgcttgcttttctgttgtggccggcgctcacatagaggagagcgcggccgcgatgaaaataaacaaaaaaaaaagtaaatagacatgctgcatcttttgaaatcCGGATTTACCGCAACGGATtaaccgtcccgtgtggacgagatttctgagaaatctcatccacatggctggctaatcccgtgaTTAGCggtcgcgggcggatttgccgcgggcggatctgctgcggcaaatccgccctgtgtgaacccagcctaatattaACGCTGCCATTTAAAACACAAGACTTAGTAAATGTACCCCATTTTTATGTGTATTGCTGCAAGTGTATTTCTTATACTCTTATACTCTACGGATGTAAGATATAGGCCTCTGGCACACTAGCATATTTGATTCTGTGTTCTGCCCATGTAaattcacagacagcacacagacccgtTATAGACTCATCGCATGTCTTATTCTTTTCCAACCTCTCAGATGCAACTTGCACACACAGTGAGTGTACCTCCAGCCTTACAGTAATGATTAGGAGtggccatatctatctatctatctcatatctatctatctcatatctatctatctcatatctatctatctatctcatatctatctatctcatatctatctcatatctatctcatatctatctatctatctcatatctatctatctcatatctatctatctatctatctcatatctatctatctatctatctatctatctatctatctatctctctcatatctatctatctatctatctatctatctatctatgtatctatctatctatctatctatctatcccttctTATCAGAAGGCCACCTCCACTTATGTTTAATTGTATCCATACTGCAGTGGCAAGAAACAGATTTTATAAACCGAAAACCTTCTAGAAGGGTCAGAGACATTCTTACAGTCTGAATTCAGAAGAAGAGTTTCTTTTTGACCAGAGAGACAGAGTAAGAGGAAAAGGCATATTGTGCACATTTGACCAAGAACTCATTTTAATTTTTATCGACTGAATTTAGAGGACACATAATACATAGCTTATCACTGATAACAGTTAAGTGGAATTAACCACTAAAAGTTTCTGCATGTAAGAATTTAGCCACTTCTGTCTTTCCATTGCAGTCAGCATTTTGCTCTTCTCACGGAAAGCGGCATCATCTGCAACCACAATGCTTCGTTTTTCCATCTCTTCATTAGTAGGCCACATAGACAGCCATCTTTGGTCGGTAATTCCTCTGTTAAGCCTGGCATCGTCTGGTATAAGCTTTTTCGGAACATCATTGGATCCAAACAGAAGCTGTCTGGTGAAGGGCTGCAGGAGCAGCTTCCTGGATCTCTCATCTGCAGACTCATTCGGGAGCACATCTGAAGATAGCATTTTAAGGCTCCAGTCATGAAAAGTTATAGAGGGGACTTGTTGGTTCCAGGAGTATGCTCTAGTTAGGAAGGGATTTAACTCTTTGTCACTAAGAGATTGCTCAGAGAGGTCTCTTTTCCACAATCTTAAACAGAAGGAAATTGAACAGTAAATATGTAGACTACCACACATTAAAGCACatttaatgtttaaaaaaaacaaaaaactccatAATAATCCCTTCTAAGGTATAAAGAGGGCTGTAGCTATGGGAGGGTCAGAGACAGTTTCATCCAGGACCCGATGCTTAAAGAGATTATCCAGGGACATCATTTTTTGTAAAACCTAGCTCAGCCTGCAGTATTAAAATAACAGAGTACATATTCACCCTTCCGTGCTCCCCCACCGCTGCTCGCTCGCCATCTCTCCGATCCCCACTGGTCTTCAATAAAAGGTGCAGGAAGCCGGTGATAACATCCGCAACAAAAtggccatgtgaccactgcagccaatcaccagctcccTTTAGCCGATGAATAGCTGCAGCACTCACATGACGCAGTGTCGGGTCGCCATCACTCCCCTCCCGGAAGTGAAGTTCAACTGGGACTAGAGAGCCAACAAGACGGCAGCAGCGGGGGAGTACAGAAGGGGGAGTATGTACTGTATTTTAGTACTGCAGGTTGAGCAAAATTTAATTTTGCCACAAATTATAAAATTAAGAAATGTAATCTTTATATTCCTCCCTTCTAAGCTCTCAGGTTGCCAGGTCTTGTGATAAGTACCCTCAATGGGACTTGTTCTATTTCCTATGAAGATATAGACAATTGTGCTTCCAGGTGTTCAAATGCCTTAACTGACCTTGTAAAATACTACAATATAATA
Coding sequences within it:
- the PTH2 gene encoding tuberoinfundibular peptide of 39 residues isoform X5, which produces MGVVRKLDIRGMERIVVGQGFLPITVLLGYCIVLSSPAIIPTIRNPSRLWKRDLSEQSLSDKELNPFLTRAYSWNQQVPSITFHDWSLKMLSSDVLPNESADERSRKLLLQPFTRQLLFGSNDVPKKLIPDDARLNRGITDQRWLSMWPTNEEMEKRSIVVADDAAFREKSKMLTAMERQKWLNSYMQKLLVVNST
- the PTH2 gene encoding tuberoinfundibular peptide of 39 residues isoform X4, whose amino-acid sequence is MGDHPDLNTQGMERIVVGQGFLPITVLLGYCIVLSSPAIIPTIRNPSRLWKRDLSEQSLSDKELNPFLTRAYSWNQQVPSITFHDWSLKMLSSDVLPNESADERSRKLLLQPFTRQLLFGSNDVPKKLIPDDARLNRGITDQRWLSMWPTNEEMEKRSIVVADDAAFREKSKMLTAMERQKWLNSYMQKLLVVNST
- the PTH2 gene encoding tuberoinfundibular peptide of 39 residues isoform X2; this translates as MDYMTLLLRRGPLPHFTQQPPPLIRGMERIVVGQGFLPITVLLGYCIVLSSPAIIPTIRNPSRLWKRDLSEQSLSDKELNPFLTRAYSWNQQVPSITFHDWSLKMLSSDVLPNESADERSRKLLLQPFTRQLLFGSNDVPKKLIPDDARLNRGITDQRWLSMWPTNEEMEKRSIVVADDAAFREKSKMLTAMERQKWLNSYMQKLLVVNST
- the PTH2 gene encoding tuberoinfundibular peptide of 39 residues isoform X3 translates to MRNREPGVTSACMHGMERIVVGQGFLPITVLLGYCIVLSSPAIIPTIRNPSRLWKRDLSEQSLSDKELNPFLTRAYSWNQQVPSITFHDWSLKMLSSDVLPNESADERSRKLLLQPFTRQLLFGSNDVPKKLIPDDARLNRGITDQRWLSMWPTNEEMEKRSIVVADDAAFREKSKMLTAMERQKWLNSYMQKLLVVNST
- the PTH2 gene encoding tuberoinfundibular peptide of 39 residues isoform X1, with translation MDSVYVDCTANKDWQEPGLKETRVSREYFYVVGAHSGLRVGDPQGMERIVVGQGFLPITVLLGYCIVLSSPAIIPTIRNPSRLWKRDLSEQSLSDKELNPFLTRAYSWNQQVPSITFHDWSLKMLSSDVLPNESADERSRKLLLQPFTRQLLFGSNDVPKKLIPDDARLNRGITDQRWLSMWPTNEEMEKRSIVVADDAAFREKSKMLTAMERQKWLNSYMQKLLVVNST